The Primulina tabacum isolate GXHZ01 chromosome 16, ASM2559414v2, whole genome shotgun sequence genome window below encodes:
- the LOC142528670 gene encoding PRA1 family protein E-like: MSAYVGGESGAFSRYKSRTQSLFATRRPWRELLAHPASYSIPFSFGEFSSRLKRNLNHFRVNYSMIVLFILFLSLLYHPVSMIVFIVIFAFWFLLYFFRDEPIVVFGRMVGDRVVLIALGIVTIVGLVLTHVWLNVLVSGLIGAAVIVLHGTFRVTEDLFLDEDEAADGGLHSVVGASYARF, translated from the coding sequence ATGTCGGCCTACGTTGGCGGGGAATCCGGGGCCTTCTCCCGGTACAAGTCCCGCACCCAATCTCTCTTCGCCACGCGCCGCCCATGGCGCGAGCTCCTCGCTCACCCGGCCTCCTACTCCATACCCTTCAGCTTCGGGGAATTCTCCTCCCGCCTAAAGCGCAACCTCAATCACTTCCGCGTCAATTACTCCATGATTGTGCTTTTCATTCTCTTCCTTAGCTTATTGTACCACCCCGTTTCGATGATTGTCTTTATAGTGATCTTCGCATTCTGGTTCCTCCTTTATTTCTTTCGCGACGAGCCGATCGTGGTGTTCGGTCGGATGGTGGGTGACCGCGTGGTGTTGATTGCGCTCGGAATCGTGACGATTGTGGGTTTGGTTCTCACGCACGTTTGGTTGAATGTTTTGGTGTCGGGTTTGATCGGAGCAGCTGTCATAGTCTTGCACGGGACTTTCCGTGTTACAGAGGATTTGTTTTTGGATGAAGATGAAGCTGCTGACGGTGGATTGCACTCCGTAGTAGGAGCAAGCTACGCtaggttttga
- the LOC142528595 gene encoding uncharacterized protein LOC142528595 isoform X2 encodes MRFRKGDKVEVMSKKEGPVSWRLAEVLSCKGHSLCLRYDPFPGGEKELMVETVSREFVRPDPPLVQGLENCISGDIVEVFYQLSWNIAAIVKYMGSKRENMSNKIYRPAASFQNKYLVRIIGSSKELIIDQSKIRLRQTWHHGKWVLIGMNSQRCEDTRASKPSTSNCYQKMNFQVPLSNACPTTQKDFVRNDVDVRKSPAFSARSLKRISPNDDLMSEAYNGPFCKFRAVEKDGRVQRTTAALILGKIRRTKEANDMCLIWERNLLLVSHFRMVFEQYR; translated from the exons ATGAGATTCAGAAAAGGAGATAAAGTAGAGGTTATGAGTAAAAAAGAGGGACCAGTTTCATGGCGTTTGGCTGAGGTGTTATCATGCAAAGGCCACTCTTTATGCCTTCGATATGATCCATTTCCTGGTGGGGAAAAGGAACTGATGGTGGAGACTGTTTCAAGGGAGTTTGTGAGACCAGACCCTCCTCTGGTCCAAGGTTTAGAGAACTGCATATCTGGTGACATTGTGGAGGTGTTCTATCAGCTTTCCTGGAATATCGCTGCTATCGTGAAGTATATGGGTTCCAAACGAGAAAATATGAGCAACAAGATCTACCGCCCGGCTGCctcatttcaaaataaatatttagttAGGATAATTGGGTCTTCAAAGGAGTTAATTATTGACCAATCAAAAATAAGGTTGAGACAAACATGGCATCATGGCAAATGGGTTTTAATTGGAATG AATTCCCAAAGGTGTGAGGACACAAGAGCTAGCAAGCCATCGACTTCAAATTGTTATCAGAAGATGAACTTTCAGGTGCCATTATCCAATGCATGTCCTACAACCCAAAAGGATTTTGTTCGCAATGATGTTGACGTTAGGAAGTCTCCTGCATTCTCTGCAAGGTCTTTGAAGAGGATATCCCCCAACGATGACTTGATGTCTGAAGCGTATAATGGACCATTCTGTAAATTCAGAGCAGTTGAGAAGGATGGACGAGTGCAGAGAACAACTGCTGCCCTGATACTCGGAAAG ATCCGAAGAACAAAAGAAGCAAATGATATGTGCCTCATCTGGGAAAGGAATTTGTTGCTTGTCAGCCACTTCAGAATGGTCTTTGAACAGTATAGGTAA
- the LOC142528595 gene encoding uncharacterized protein LOC142528595 isoform X3 → MRFRKGDKVEVMSKKEGPVSWRLAEVLSCKGHSLCLRYDPFPGGEKELMVETVSREFVRPDPPLVQGLENCISGDIVEVFYQLSWNIAAIVKYMGSKRENMSNKIYRPAASFQNKYLVRIIGSSKELIIDQSKIRLRQTWHHGKWVLIGMNSQRCEDTRASKPSTSNCYQKMNFQVPLSNACPTTQKDFVRNDVDVRKSPAFSARSLKRISPNDDLMSEAYNGPFCKFRAVEKDGRVQRTTAALILGKGHCWRHDHLLQKV, encoded by the exons ATGAGATTCAGAAAAGGAGATAAAGTAGAGGTTATGAGTAAAAAAGAGGGACCAGTTTCATGGCGTTTGGCTGAGGTGTTATCATGCAAAGGCCACTCTTTATGCCTTCGATATGATCCATTTCCTGGTGGGGAAAAGGAACTGATGGTGGAGACTGTTTCAAGGGAGTTTGTGAGACCAGACCCTCCTCTGGTCCAAGGTTTAGAGAACTGCATATCTGGTGACATTGTGGAGGTGTTCTATCAGCTTTCCTGGAATATCGCTGCTATCGTGAAGTATATGGGTTCCAAACGAGAAAATATGAGCAACAAGATCTACCGCCCGGCTGCctcatttcaaaataaatatttagttAGGATAATTGGGTCTTCAAAGGAGTTAATTATTGACCAATCAAAAATAAGGTTGAGACAAACATGGCATCATGGCAAATGGGTTTTAATTGGAATG AATTCCCAAAGGTGTGAGGACACAAGAGCTAGCAAGCCATCGACTTCAAATTGTTATCAGAAGATGAACTTTCAGGTGCCATTATCCAATGCATGTCCTACAACCCAAAAGGATTTTGTTCGCAATGATGTTGACGTTAGGAAGTCTCCTGCATTCTCTGCAAGGTCTTTGAAGAGGATATCCCCCAACGATGACTTGATGTCTGAAGCGTATAATGGACCATTCTGTAAATTCAGAGCAGTTGAGAAGGATGGACGAGTGCAGAGAACAACTGCTGCCCTGATACTCGGAAAG GGCCACTGTTGGAGGCATGATCATTTACTTCAAAAGGTTTAA
- the LOC142528595 gene encoding uncharacterized protein LOC142528595 isoform X1, with product MRFRKGDKVEVMSKKEGPVSWRLAEVLSCKGHSLCLRYDPFPGGEKELMVETVSREFVRPDPPLVQGLENCISGDIVEVFYQLSWNIAAIVKYMGSKRENMSNKIYRPAASFQNKYLVRIIGSSKELIIDQSKIRLRQTWHHGKWVLIGMNSQRCEDTRASKPSTSNCYQKMNFQVPLSNACPTTQKDFVRNDVDVRKSPAFSARSLKRISPNDDLMSEAYNGPFCKFRAVEKDGRVQRTTAALILGKVDAAAYPREILGKKNMHASVKNISYRSNQAERAKQNHDLGCSGVRISKSDSSQSVASSVGGCNVTNQKANNMFSHFIPLSCQVTDTLCSDAESRCGSDSVRESCPLPTKEELEVSIHRFELQAYRNTLEALYASGPLSWEREALLTNLRSMLKISNDEHLMELKHLISAKTDVHVR from the exons ATGAGATTCAGAAAAGGAGATAAAGTAGAGGTTATGAGTAAAAAAGAGGGACCAGTTTCATGGCGTTTGGCTGAGGTGTTATCATGCAAAGGCCACTCTTTATGCCTTCGATATGATCCATTTCCTGGTGGGGAAAAGGAACTGATGGTGGAGACTGTTTCAAGGGAGTTTGTGAGACCAGACCCTCCTCTGGTCCAAGGTTTAGAGAACTGCATATCTGGTGACATTGTGGAGGTGTTCTATCAGCTTTCCTGGAATATCGCTGCTATCGTGAAGTATATGGGTTCCAAACGAGAAAATATGAGCAACAAGATCTACCGCCCGGCTGCctcatttcaaaataaatatttagttAGGATAATTGGGTCTTCAAAGGAGTTAATTATTGACCAATCAAAAATAAGGTTGAGACAAACATGGCATCATGGCAAATGGGTTTTAATTGGAATG AATTCCCAAAGGTGTGAGGACACAAGAGCTAGCAAGCCATCGACTTCAAATTGTTATCAGAAGATGAACTTTCAGGTGCCATTATCCAATGCATGTCCTACAACCCAAAAGGATTTTGTTCGCAATGATGTTGACGTTAGGAAGTCTCCTGCATTCTCTGCAAGGTCTTTGAAGAGGATATCCCCCAACGATGACTTGATGTCTGAAGCGTATAATGGACCATTCTGTAAATTCAGAGCAGTTGAGAAGGATGGACGAGTGCAGAGAACAACTGCTGCCCTGATACTCGGAAAGGTAGATGCTGCTGCTTACCCAAGAGAGATTTTGGGTAAAAAAAACATGCATGCTTCCGTTAAAAATATATCGTATAGATCTAATCAAGCCGAGAGAGCAAAACAAAATCATGATCTTGGATGTTCTGGGGTCAGGATCTCCAAGTCAGATAGTTCTCAGAGTGTCGCCTCTTCTGTAGGTGGTTGTAATGTGACTAATCAGAAGGCAAACAACATGTTTAGTCATTTTATACCACTGTCTTGCCAAGTGACAGATACCCTTTGTAGTGATGCAGAATCACGTTGTGGCTCAGATTCTGTGAGAGAAAGTTGTCCACTTCCTACAAAAGAGGAACTAGAAGTCAGTATCCATAGGTTTGAGTTGCAAGCTTATAGAAACACTCTGGAAGCTTTATATGCTTCTGGTCCCTTAAGTTGGGAACGAGAAGCATTATTGACAAATCTCCGCTCCATGCTTAAAATTTCGAATGATGAACATTTGATGGAGCTGAAACACTTAATTTCCGCTAAAACTGATGTCCATGTCAGATGA
- the LOC142528596 gene encoding LOW QUALITY PROTEIN: putative WRKY transcription factor 21 (The sequence of the model RefSeq protein was modified relative to this genomic sequence to represent the inferred CDS: inserted 1 base in 1 codon; deleted 1 base in 1 codon) has translation MEIERANSAAVESSHRVINLSSQPQDHNITRNLVEQTGDAVCKFKKVXSLLDSTCGHARVRKLKNIQAPLPLNIFLENPICRSDEKQTRPLQINNSVQEILPDVKNALALGIPSLELSSNGKSSLTLVQQTKLPSYHFLQQQQQQQQQQQRFQLQQQQQLKHQAEMMYKLSNSGVSLNFDSSTCTPSMSSTRSFISSLSMDGSVANANGSSFGLIGASRSADQSFFHHKKRCSGRGEGGSSKCGGSGRCHCSKKRKHRVKRSIKVPAISNKLADIPPDEYSWRKYGQKPIKGSPYPRGYYKCSSMRGCPARKHVERSLEDPTMLIVTYEGEHNHPILPSQSANS, from the exons ATGGAGATAGAGAGGGCAAATAGTGCAGCAGTTGAAAGTAGCCATAGAGTGATTAATCTGTCATCTCAGCCGCAAGATCATAATATA ACTAGAAATTTAGTTGAACAAACTGGAGATGCTGTGTGTAAATTCAAGAAAG GCTCTCTTCTTGATTCTACTTGTGGTCATGCTAGAGTGAGGAAACTCAAGAATATTCAAGCTCCTTTACCCCTCAATATTTTCTTGGAAAATCCCATCTGTAGATCAGATGAGAAGCAGACCAGGCCTCTTCAAATCAACAATTCTGTTCAAGAAATCCTGCCCGACGTGAAAAATGCCCTCGCTCTAGGAATCCCTTCTCTTGAACTGAGTTCAAATGGCAAAAGTTCACTTACATTAGTCCAACAAACAAAATTACCGAGCTACCATTTTCTCCAGCAacagcaacagcagcagcagcagcagcaaagGTTTCAacttcagcagcagcagcaattgAAACATCAGGCTGAAATGATGTATAAGCTTAGCAATAGTGGTGTCAGCTTGAATTTTGATAGCTCTACATGCACTCCCTCCATGTCATCAACCAGGTCATTTATCTCTTCACTGAGTATGGATGGGAGTGTAGCTAATGCGAATGGAAGCTCCTTCGGTTTGATTGGTGCTTCTCGGTCTGCGGATCAGAGCTTCTTCCATCACAAGAAAAGGTGCTCTGGAAGGGGAGAAGGCGGAAGCTCGAAATGTGGTGGTAGTGGTAGATGCCATTGTTCTAAGAAGAG GAAGCATAGGGTAAAGAGGTCAATCAAAGTACCTGCTATTAGTAACAAGTTGGCTGATATTCCCCCTGATGAGTACTCTTGGAGGAAATATGGTCAGAAACCAATCAAAGGCTCTCCTTACCCCCG GGGATATTACAAATGTAGTAGCATGAGAGGCTGTCCAGCCCGTAAACATGTGGAAAGAAGCTTGGAGGATCCTACTATGCTCATTGTGACGTACGAAGGGGAACATAACCACCCGATATTGCCTTCACAATCGGCTAACTCATGA
- the LOC142529231 gene encoding putative myosin-binding protein 4, with protein sequence MLGIILLQLMAAEFLSVKKGKSPGFMTLLSSAACEWFLIFLLFVDAAFSYLLTKFAQYCEIKTPCPLCSRLDLVSGKKKPENYWSLLCRSHREEMSSLVPCSIHNNLADVNGMCEECFMPIIMQHKSNSGSYRLLVGKLWVDVERSILQNLMLNKNIRFGSLGRRTCSCCNKIWRAKSNAERLLGLSPVSLGASKANLKPPLPRVAGRSRFSRRDSLKRLRERFSGPMAHRSALGNSVDTLSHVGYTKLKISSDSESEVLCSENDEEGNASCRCKIESKPDYNVQSSLKGPPITQDEKVKPSVLDLPNLLDLSDDKIFISLSVDTFIEHGLRELNWAEAYNKPSTFVTPELASLDHSSQPLGVGKGSLDLPEETYNTSSFLKKQLNDKGRREKGNTSTVNHIEAVAGISSEDAHSSESNKKNMTDASTQIMENRELSSLLPVEPIKACDSAKNEEEDTNSLPQDSTSDAGLSPKDNSPRAHNEHIEFRKPEDYSYQANETSLYEYMEGTGHADIEGKSMLDRLKEQVEQDKVYMDSLYKELEEERNAAAVAANETMAMITRLQEEKASLHMEALQYLRMMEEQAEYDVEALERANDVIAEKEKELQDLEAELEFYRNNFGDESLGDDKENNPGTSSVSRSYNIKKTNGTCNPAMDGPASKFVDEKLYILQCLKKLEKKIHQAQNDEKMKNKVENIHRTGEMSISQENEDNGSFEQKNVYPSNGNPDHDRENNFVSGKRETLLENGPSAFEKEIAELHQRLDALETDQNFLKHVSDLLHNGKDGLNLIQEISHQL encoded by the exons ATGTTGGGGATCATACTCTTGCAATTAATGGCTGCTGAGTTTCTATCTGTGAAAAAGGGGAAATCCCCTGGATTCATGACTCTATTGTCATCCGCAGCTTGTGAATGgtttttgatatttttgctATTTGTGGACGCGGCGTTTTCGTATTTGCTCACAAAATTTGCTCAATACTGTGAGATCAAAACTCCTTGCCCATTATGCTCGAGGCTCGATCTTGTTTCCGGGAAAAAGAAACCAGAAAACTATTGGAGTTTATTATGCAGAAGCCACAGAGAAGAGATGTCATCTCTAGTGCCTTGTTCTATACACAATAATCTTGCCGATGTTAATGGGATGTGTGAAGAATGTTTTATGCCAATTATTATGCAGCATAAATCGAATTCTGGATCATATAGGTTGTTAGTTGGTAAGCTGTGGGTTGATGTAGAACGATCCATTCTCCAAAACTTAATGCTGAATAAGAATATACGATTTGGTTCTTTGGGGCGTAGGACGTGTTCTTGCTGCAACAAGATATGGAGAGCTAAATCTAATGCTGAAAGATTACTCGGGCTTTCTCCAGTTAGTCTTGGGGCTTCTAAAGCCAATCTGAAGCCTCCTTTGCCTCGTGTGGCAGGCCGGAGTCGTTTTAGTCGTAGGGATAGCTTGAAGAGGTTGAGAGAGAGATTCTCAGGGCCGATGGCACACCGTTCTGCTTTAGGAAATAGTGTTGATACACTGTCTCATGTGGGTTATACGAAGCTGAAAATCTCCTCTGATTCCGAGTCCGAGGTCCTATGCTCGGAGAATGATGAAGAAGGAAATGCGAGCTGTCGCTGTAAAATTGAAAGTAAACCAGACTATAATGTTCAGTCTAGCTTAAAAGGTCCACCTATAACACAGGATGAGAAAGTGAAACCTTCGGTTCTTGATCTACCAAATCTGCTTGATTTGAGTGATGATAAGATTTTCATTTCTTTATCAGTAGATACGTTCATAGAGCACGGTCTTAGAGAGCTCAACTGGGCAGAAGCTTATAATAAACCAAGCACATTTGTGACACCGGAGCTAGCTTCATTAGACCACAGTTCCCAACCACTTGGTGTTGGGAAAGGTTCTTTAGATTTGCCTGAAGAGACTTATAATACCTCGTCATTTCTCAAGAAGC AACTAAATGACAAGGGAAGAAGGGAAAAAGGAAATACATCTACGGTGAATCATATAGAAGCCGTTGCTGGAATTTCTTCAGAAGATGCTCATTCATCAGAGTCAAATAAAAAGAATATGACAGATGCTTCTACGCAGATAATGGAAAACAGAGAATTGTCAAGCTTACTACCAGTTGAGCCAATCAAAGCTTGTGACTCTGCTAAAAACGAAGAAGAAGATACAAATTCCCTGCCACAAGATTCTACATCTGATGCAGGCTTGTCTCCGAAAGATAACAGTCCTAGAGCTCATAATGAACACATTGAATTTAGAAAACCCGAGGATTACTCTTATCAGGCAAATGAGACCAGCCTATACGAATATATGGAGGGAACTGGTCATGCCGATATTGAAGGTAAAAGCATGCTTGATCGACTAAAAGAACAGGTTGAGCAGGATAAAGTCTACATGGATTCTTTATACAAGGAGTTAGAGGAAGAAAGAAACGCTGCTGCAGTTGCAGCAAATGAAACCATGGCCATGATTACGAGACTACAGGAGGAGAAAGCGTCGCTTCACATGGAGGCATTGCAATACTTAAGAATGATGGAGGAACAAGCAGAGTATGATGTGGAGGCACTGGAAAGAGCCAATGATGTTATTGCTGAAAAGGAGAAGGAATTGCAGGACTTGGAAGCGGAGTTAGAGTTCTACAGAAACAACTTTGGTGATGAATCATTAGGAGACGATAAAGAAAATAATCCCGGCACTTCTAGTGTTTCGAGAtcttataatattaaaaaaaccaATGGAACCTGTAACCCAGCCATGGATGGTCCAGCCTCGAAATTTGTGGATGAAAAACTCTACATCTTGCAATGtttgaagaagttggagaagAAGATCCATCAAGCTCAGAATGACGAAAAGATGAAAAACAAGGTTGAGAATATTCATCGTACCGGAGAGATGTCAATAagtcaagaaaatgaagataatGGTTCATTTGAGCAAAAGAATGTGTATCCTTCAAATGGGAACCCAGATCATGACAgggaaaataattttgtttcagGGAAAAGAGAGACACTGTTAGAAAATGGTCCTTCCGCTTTTGAGAAGGAAATTGCAGAACTTCACCAGAGGTTGGATGCACTTGAGACTGACCAAAATTTCCTCAAGCACGTGTCTGACTTGCTTCATAATGGAAAGGATGGATTGAATCTAATTCAGGAAATATCTCACCAGCTATAA